From the genome of Laspinema palackyanum D2c:
ATGGAAAAAATTGAGGGAGTGAACCTAGAAGAATGGCTGAAACAACAAGACACTCCCCTCGCCCAACCCCTCGCCCTAGAATGGCTGAAACAATTGGTTTTACTCCTCGAAGAAGTCCATCAGCACCAATTTTTCCATCGGGATATTAAACCCAGTAATATCATGCGCCAACCCGATGGCAATTTGGCCTTAATTGACTTTGGAACGGTCCTAGAGGTCGCCCATCTGGAACTCTCCCCCCAAACTATCACCCCTGCCGGAACCGTAATCATTTCCAGAGGATATGCGCCACCGGAACAGGAAAAAGGGCATACCGTGGAACAATCTGACTTTTTTGCCTTGGGTCGAACCTTTGTCTATTTGCTAACCCGTCAGCATCCCCTGACCTTTTATGAACCCTATACGGATGAATTCCGCTGGCGGAGGAATGCGCCTGGGGTTTCCGATGAGTTCGCCGAATTTCTCGATCGCCTAATGGCACCGTTCCCCTCCCAGCGTCCCCGCAATACCGGGGAAATTTTATCCGAACTTGCCCGGTTAGAGCAGATTCACAACAGCCACCCCGGGGTTCATTCCGTGCCACCGAGCCCGAAAATTATTGCTTTCCCTGCACCTTCTGGCGTTAAACCCACCAGCCCCGATTTTACCCTCGATCGCACCTTGGTCGGACATCAAGATGGGGTCTGGTCTGTGGCCCTTTCTCCCCGGGGTCATATCCTCGTCACCGGCAGTTGGGATAACACCATTAAAGTCTGGAACCTGGCTACAGGGCAGTTATTACGGACTCTGATGGGTCATCAGGAGGCGGTGTGGTCCGTGGCAGTCACTGCCGATGGTAAAACCCTGGCATCCGGCAGTTCAGATCAGCAGATTAAAATCTGGAACCTCCGCACGGGACAATTAATTCACACCCTCACGGGTCATTCTAACTGGGTCGCGGCAGTGGACCTCTCCCCCAATGGTCAACTGATTGCCTCGGGGAGTTCGGATAAAACCATTAAAGTCTGGTCCCTCAAGAGTGGAGAATTAATCCATACCCTCCAGGGTCATTGCTATGCGGTGACTTGCATCGCCTTTACTCCCGATGGCAAAACCCTCGTCAGTGGGAGTGGGGACAAAACCCTGAAAATTTGGTCCCTGACTACGGGAGAATGCCTCGCAACTTTCACGGGACATCGCGCCTCGGTGACTTGCCTTGCCATTAGTCCCGATGGCAAAACTGGGGTGAGTGGGGATCTCAAGCAGACCCTTTGTGTCTGGGATTTAGAACGGCGAAGACTGAACTATACCCTCTCGGGTCATTCGGGAACGATTTGGTCTGTGGCGATCGCCCCGGATGGTCAACAGTTTGTCAGCAGTTCTCGGGATAAAACGGTTAAAATTTGGAACTTACAAACCGGGGAATTACGCGGCACTCTGATGGGTCATCGCAGTGCCGTGAATGGGGTGGCGATCGCCCGGAGTGGGAAAATTCTCGTCAGTGCCAGTCATGACCAAACTATCAAAATTTGGCGATCAGCCCATCAACCCTCAAACCTGGCGATCGGTTCATGACTTTCTCTGAGACAGGTTGCTGATAAGGAATTCGGTTGTGATAGGGCTTTAAACACGAGTAGGGTGGGCATTGCCCACTGTAAGGAAAGGTGGGCAGTGCCCACCCTACTTTTAACTTTCTCTGAAACAGGTTCCTGATACATTGCTCTTATCCCTAACTCCTCTCAAAATTAACTCCCTTCTGTTCACTTCCCAACCTTACATCCCATCTCGCGCTACATGGGCAACTCGGGTAAATAGCTATTTCTTTTTAAAGAGTCCGATTAACCCCTTTAGATAGAGGTCACCTTCGCCGTAAACAAGATAAATTAGGGAAACATTGATAACTGTAATCATTAAATCCACCCATTAATTCAGTCTGGATTGGAACAGAAGAATCCTGACCCCCCAGCCTACAACCTTAACAGACAACTAAACACCCATCCCAGCCGAAGAGGTACAATTATGAATCCTGAATCCAATCGCCCGCCCGAATTTCTCTCAGAAGAGGGAGACAATAATTTACTGTGGGACTACTTACAATCCTTGAGTCCGGAAGCCGTTTCCCAACTCTCTCGACCTAGCTCCTCTGATGTGTTTCAAGTCATGGAACGCAACATCATCGGCTTGTTAGGAAATCTTCCCCCGGAACACTTTGGCGTGACGATTACCACCAGTCGCGAGCATCTCGGACGAATTTTAGCCTCAGCGATGATTAGTGGCTATTTTCTCCGCAATGCGGAACAACGCATGGCTTTTGAAAACTCCTTACATTTTACCGAATCTCATCCTAAAATTCATGAGTAAATCGCGCGTTAAGTCGTAGGGTGGAGTTGAAAAAATTAAATCAAAACCAGAGTGTCACTCGAACTTCGGCAGGCTCATCCCAGAGTTTGCCGAATTTTGCTATCTTAGACCTGCGGGACTCTCTGCTGAGTTGGTATGCCCAAGAAGGACGAGATTTACCTTGGCGTCACCACCGGGATCCCTATCCCATTTGGATCTCGGAAATTATGTTACAGCAGACCCAAGTTAAAACGGTTATCCCCTATTATTATCGATGGTTGGAGCGTTTTCCAACGGTCGCCAGTTTAGCCGAATCCAGTCAACAGGATGTGCTCAAATTGTGGCAAGGGTTGGGATATTATGCTCGTGCACGCAATTTACACGCCGGTGCTCAGGCGATCGTTCAGGACTATGGAGGCAGATTTCCCAGGACCCTAGAAGCGGCGCTGGCGTTACCGGGAATTGGTCGAACCACGGCAGGAGGAATCCTCAGTGCGGCGTTTAATTTACCCCTGCCGATTCTCGATGGGAATGTGAAGCGGATTTTCGCTAGACTCATAGGGTTGCAGGTGCCACCGGCAAAGGCGATGAAGCTGTTATGGCAGTGTTCAGAAGTCTTGCTAGATCCTGAAAATCCTCGGGATTTTAATCAGGCTTTGATGGATTTGGGGGCGACTCTATGCACTCCGAAGGCTCCTGAGTGCAGTCGCTGTCCTTGGATGGCTCACTGTCAGGCTTATCATTTACATATTCAGGCTGATTTACCCATGCGTGAAACCTCTAGTCCCCTCCCCCATAAACTGATTGGTGTAGCCGTGATTTGGAATGAACGAGGGGAGATTTTGATTGATCGGCGACGTCAGGAAGGACTCCTCGGGGGGTTATGGGAATTTCCAGGGGGGAAAATTGAACCGGGAGAAACGGTGTCGGATTGTATCCACCGGGAAATTCGGGAGGAGTTGGCGATCGCGGTGGAAGTAGGTGCACAACTGATTACGCTAGAACACGCTTATACCCATTTTCGGGTGACTTTAACGGTTCATCATTGTCGTCATGTTGCCGGGGAACCACAACCGTTGGAATCCGATGAAGTGCGCTGGGTGGGATTAGATGAAATCGACCAGTTTCCGTTTCCCAAAGCGAATGTCAAGATTATTGAGGCGCTCCGTCAGTCCCCCAATTCTTCATTTCAGCCGTAGCCCGAACCCAAATCAGCTTAAGGCATTAAGTTAGGGTTTTAGGGTAGAGATGCACCCAATTGGTGCGTCTCTACGGTGGAATGTTCAGGGTCGAATTGAGGGATTTAGCACATTCACCATTGCGGGGGAAAAGGGTGGTTAACTTTCGAGTTTAGACCGTTTTTCCATATATTCTAAAGTGTTGAGCAAGCGAATTGCTGAGTCGTAGGATTCATGGGTTAGTTCTCGGAGTTCTTGGGGAGAGTCTACGACATCATCTACGATTAATCGCAAAAATCCAATCATGGGATTGAGGCGAGTCCGAATTTCGTAGGAGGTGTTGATTAAGGTTTCGCTGCGCGCTTTTTTCACCAAGTCTTGGGTGTCGAGGGAGAACTGCATGGAGTAGAGTTTGGCATAATATCCGCCTTTACTTAAGAGTTCTTCATGGGTTCCGGTTTCGACGACTTGGCCTTTGTCTAATACGGCAATTTTATCAGCATTTTTGACCGTGGACAAACGGTGAGCAATCACCAGGGTAGTGCGATCGCGACTGAGGCGTTCGATCGCCTGTTGGACGAGATGTTCGGAAACGGTATCCAGGGCGCTGGTGGCTTCGTCTAGGATTAAGATATCAGGATTATGAAGCAAGGCACGGGCGATCGCAATCCGTTGTCGTTGTCCTCCCGAGAGCAGAATTCCGCGATCGCCTAGGGGGGTCTCAATTCCTTCGGGGAGGTTCATAATGAATTCGTAGGCATTCGCCAGTTTTGCCGCTTCTATCACCTCTTCATCCGTGGCGTCGGGACGTCCATAGGCGATATTATTTCGCACCGAATCGTTGAATAAAAAGGTATCTTGACTGACGATGCCCATTGATTTTCGCAGCGATCGGACATCAAACTCGCGCAAGTCTTTCCCATCAATGGTGATCCGTCCCTCTGTGGTATCGTAAAATCTCGGAAGCAAATCCGCTAAGGTCGATTTTCCCGCCCCGGACCCCCCAACCAAGGCCAAGGTTGTCCCTTTGGGTAACCATAAATCCACATCTTTGAGTACCAGATCTTTATGTCCAGGATAGGAAAAAGATAGTTCTTCAAATTGAATTCCCTCTTGTAATTTTTGGTAGGGTTCGGTCCCATTCTTCATTAAGGGTTTGTCATCTAACCGCAAAAACTCGCTGACAATTATGGTGCTAGGAATTACATTGGCAAATTCACTCCGGCTATTATTTAATTGCCCAATCAGTGGCACCACTCTGGACAGAACAAACAAATAAGTGAGCAAGACGGTTGATAGGGACTCTATCTGATTGGAAAATATCACTCTCCCCGCTAAAATAATGGCTAAAATCACCAACAAACCACTCAGCTCATTCATCGGTCCGATAATCGAGTAGTTCACTTGGGATTGCATCTCGGCTTTTTCTCGTGCCTCGATCAGTCTTTGGATTTTTTGATACTCTGCTTTTTCTTGTCCCGTCGATTTGACCAGACGAATTCCATTTAATACT
Proteins encoded in this window:
- a CDS encoding protein kinase domain-containing protein, coding for MMQADLYRNPSVENPTYTTDSGFLNLRSAQVSTLPAQSSPQALMSYCINPACPSPHNSDHKLFCLSCGMQLLLNRRYRPVKALSSGGFSVIYQVDDQGFPKVLKVLNLTQFTTLQAQKKAVSLFEREARVLSELHRPGIPYMEPSAYFTIAPPNYKTPLHCLVMEKIEGVNLEEWLKQQDTPLAQPLALEWLKQLVLLLEEVHQHQFFHRDIKPSNIMRQPDGNLALIDFGTVLEVAHLELSPQTITPAGTVIISRGYAPPEQEKGHTVEQSDFFALGRTFVYLLTRQHPLTFYEPYTDEFRWRRNAPGVSDEFAEFLDRLMAPFPSQRPRNTGEILSELARLEQIHNSHPGVHSVPPSPKIIAFPAPSGVKPTSPDFTLDRTLVGHQDGVWSVALSPRGHILVTGSWDNTIKVWNLATGQLLRTLMGHQEAVWSVAVTADGKTLASGSSDQQIKIWNLRTGQLIHTLTGHSNWVAAVDLSPNGQLIASGSSDKTIKVWSLKSGELIHTLQGHCYAVTCIAFTPDGKTLVSGSGDKTLKIWSLTTGECLATFTGHRASVTCLAISPDGKTGVSGDLKQTLCVWDLERRRLNYTLSGHSGTIWSVAIAPDGQQFVSSSRDKTVKIWNLQTGELRGTLMGHRSAVNGVAIARSGKILVSASHDQTIKIWRSAHQPSNLAIGS
- a CDS encoding DUF760 domain-containing protein, with product MNPESNRPPEFLSEEGDNNLLWDYLQSLSPEAVSQLSRPSSSDVFQVMERNIIGLLGNLPPEHFGVTITTSREHLGRILASAMISGYFLRNAEQRMAFENSLHFTESHPKIHE
- the mutY gene encoding A/G-specific adenine glycosylase; translation: MELKKLNQNQSVTRTSAGSSQSLPNFAILDLRDSLLSWYAQEGRDLPWRHHRDPYPIWISEIMLQQTQVKTVIPYYYRWLERFPTVASLAESSQQDVLKLWQGLGYYARARNLHAGAQAIVQDYGGRFPRTLEAALALPGIGRTTAGGILSAAFNLPLPILDGNVKRIFARLIGLQVPPAKAMKLLWQCSEVLLDPENPRDFNQALMDLGATLCTPKAPECSRCPWMAHCQAYHLHIQADLPMRETSSPLPHKLIGVAVIWNERGEILIDRRRQEGLLGGLWEFPGGKIEPGETVSDCIHREIREELAIAVEVGAQLITLEHAYTHFRVTLTVHHCRHVAGEPQPLESDEVRWVGLDEIDQFPFPKANVKIIEALRQSPNSSFQP
- a CDS encoding ATP-binding cassette domain-containing protein → MSPIQFLLQYAKKQPWWIALTIFLGWSGALFNGVSMTLIIPVVLAFLGQEVEFQKGPPIVGRALRLIDKVDPKYQMGLMMAVILLLLVLKNLALVSNQLASAHLSRLLVKDLRLNALKLLLDIDIDYYSKTKLGDILNYVNQEVGRCSSAIRIGIRTLTNAMTVLIFVGILILISWQLTLISSLLLMVVPLISQFVIRRSKEYGKILSEKSRAYSSALIEVLNGIRLVKSTGQEKAEYQKIQRLIEAREKAEMQSQVNYSIIGPMNELSGLLVILAIILAGRVIFSNQIESLSTVLLTYLFVLSRVVPLIGQLNNSRSEFANVIPSTIIVSEFLRLDDKPLMKNGTEPYQKLQEGIQFEELSFSYPGHKDLVLKDVDLWLPKGTTLALVGGSGAGKSTLADLLPRFYDTTEGRITIDGKDLREFDVRSLRKSMGIVSQDTFLFNDSVRNNIAYGRPDATDEEVIEAAKLANAYEFIMNLPEGIETPLGDRGILLSGGQRQRIAIARALLHNPDILILDEATSALDTVSEHLVQQAIERLSRDRTTLVIAHRLSTVKNADKIAVLDKGQVVETGTHEELLSKGGYYAKLYSMQFSLDTQDLVKKARSETLINTSYEIRTRLNPMIGFLRLIVDDVVDSPQELRELTHESYDSAIRLLNTLEYMEKRSKLES